The Anopheles coustani chromosome X unlocalized genomic scaffold, idAnoCousDA_361_x.2 X_unloc_1, whole genome shotgun sequence genomic interval GGATCCAGATCCTGAAATCCACTAAAAGCCTTACCATTGTAGAGGATTCGACGATTAAGGTGGCCGGCAACACACGGCAAATTACCTCACGGAGAGCCATTCACAAATCCTCGGGGCAACCACGGTTTTTATTGGAGTGCGGTGAAAATCACTCGCTACACATGTGTCCAATATTCAACGGCAAGGATGTACAGCAGCGACGCGACATCGTGGCAAAGAAGTGCTGTTGCTGGAATTGCCTTAGCAATACGCATCTAGCGAAGGACTGCAAGTCGGATCGGTCCTGTCGCACGTGTGGGGAGCGTCATCATTCACTGCTACACATTTCTTCGACGATATCGATGGGTGTTGTCAAAACAAACACGTGAGCGTGAGGACGAGTGAGGTAGGGCCAGTGAGCGAAATGAGAATGAGACAGGAGGAGTACGGTCGGGTCAAGGTCCCAGCATGTAGGAAGGAGAGGATCGAGAACGAGAGgtatcagctgatcgatgagtaaTCGATAAGATCGTAGCTGATAAGCAATCGGCGAACGTTGACCCGACCGACCCAAGAATGAACGAGATGACAATAGATGCGTAAGGAAACCTTCCTCGGCAGTGCCGCCGAGGAAGACGACATACATTTTAACACTACGCTAAGCTACGAGTGTTCAACATTTTCGTCAGTAACATAAATTAGTTAAATCTTTAGCATTATAAATAAGACTTAGTTTTTTAATATTCTAAGCTTTATAAGTAAGACTAGGTTTTAACAATGGGAGTGAACTCTGAAGATGAAACGGTGTTCCTTGAGACGGCGGTGCTACATCTCGTCGATGACTACGGAACAAGGCACGAGGCGAGAGCGCTTCTCGATTCCGGATCGATGTCTAACTTCATCACGGAAGCGTTCGCTTGGCAATTAATGGCCTCTCCGTCTAAGGTCAACGTTTCCATCTCTGGCATCGGTATGGCGTCGCAGTTGGTGAACGGGTCGATTGTGGCAACCGTCCAGTCGAAGATACAACCGTTCGCGACTCAAATGGAATTCCTGATCCTAAATAACCCATCGGCGGACATCCCAACGACTCCCACTGACGCGTCTTCCTGGAGGATGCCGGTAGATGCAGTTTTGGCGGATCCATCGTTCTACATCCCAGGCAGAATTGACATCGTCATCGGGAGAGATGCGTTCTGGGAGATTCATTCCGGAAGGAAACGGTCGCTTGGCAAGGGACGTCCGTGGCTCCCTTCGGTTGGGTCGTCGCGGGTAACACTGCCCAAGCTGCAAAGGAGGCTCCGCGAATTTGCCATGTGGCTACGTCAGACACCCCACTGGAAGCTATCCTGGACCGGTCCGGGAATGCAAAACCCTTCCCAACGAAGCAACATTTTCGGCCGAGGAGGACTTCTGCGAGAAACATTACGTTTCTACGACGACTCGGGACGCTGCGGGAAGGTATGTGGTTAGTTGACCGTATAACTCGAATGCCAATTCAATTTTAGGAGCTTCTAAGGAGATTGCCGATCGCCGTTGGGCGGGAATGGAACGTCGGTTGAATTCCAACCCGCAAATGAAAGAGGCATACATCAAGCTTATGAAGGACTACGAGCGTTTGAGGCACATGAAGAAACTTAGCGAACCCGTTGATGATTCAGTTCCGCATTACTATCTGCCGCATCATGCAGTAGTAAAGGAGACCAGCACGACCACTAAGGTTAGGGTTGTCTTTGATGCATCCTACAAGACAACTTCCGGGTTTTCACTAAACGACACTTTGCTTATCGGAAAGGCAGTACAGCAAGATCTGCTTTCGATTGTCATGCGTTTTCGGGCTCATGCGATAGCAATTACTGCAGACGTGGAGAAAATGTATCGTCAATTCTTTCATCATGCCCAACACAAGAATTTTCTTCGCATTCGGTACAGAGAAAATTCCGCAGAACCCATAAGCACCTACGAATTACAAACGGTTACCTACGGCACGGCATCGGCACCATTCTTAGCTACACGAACTCTGAAGCAGATTGCAAACGATCATGGAGAGCAATACCCACGTGCAGTTAATCCTGTACTCCATAACTTCTATATGGAAGATCTACTAACCGGTGCTGAAGATCTAGCGGATGCAATCGAAATAGTGAGCCAAGTTACAGAAATGCTGCAGTCAGCTGGTTTATCGCTAAAAAAGTGGGCATCGAACATACCTGAAGTGCTCTCTCGCATTCCACCTTTAGACGTAGCGATCTTACTAACGTATGAATTACGAGACGCGCAATGTGTATCCACTCTTGGGCTTGTATGGGAGCCAGCCCTAGACTTGCTTCGGTTCCGGATCGATCTACCATCTACAGCACCAATATGGACACGAAGGATAACAATGTCTTACATTGCAAAGATCTTTGATCCACTCGGATTGTTGGGACCAGCAATAACAGTAGCCAAGCTATTCATGCAACAGCTTTGGTTGCTAAAGCTTGGGACTGGGCATGTTCCGGGCATAGATAATCCTGCAGATGTCATCTCGCGCGGTCTTCATGCAGATAAGCTATTGGAATTCGATCGGTGGTTTCATGGCCCACACTGGTTGTCTTGCAACGAAGAAGTGAAGCCACGGGTGGTTGCCATATCAACGACTGCAGATTTCAGCAACAAACTCTTTGTATAATTTTCGGCATACCATCGCCTTCGCAGATCTATGGCGTTTTGTCTGCGTTTTATTCATTGTCTGACAGGACGCGGCGCATTCAGAACCACGGAAGACGGAAATCCAACGGAACAGCTGTCACTGGTTGAGAGAGTGCCACCATTAACACGGGACGAACTTCTTCAGGCTGAAATCCAGTTGTGCCGGTTGTCGCAGGAGGATAGCTTTGCAGAGGAACTGCACACCGCAAGGCATGGCAAGGAGATTCCGAAAACGTCGAAGCTGAGGTGGCTATCGCCCTTTGTTGACTCAAAGGGATTACTGCGAGTCGGTGGTCGGCTTCACAATGCGCAGATTCAAGACGCGACCAAACACCCGATTCTGCTCTCCAGTAATCATTCGTTGGCCAAGTTAATGACAATCGCGTATCACTTGAAATTATTGCATGCCGGACGTCAGCTATTATTAGCCACACTACGTCAAAGATTCTGGATAATGGGCGGTCGCAGTCTCGCTAAGTTTGTTTACCACCATTGCCAACAATGTTTCAAGGCGAAGCCCACATTGGTGAAGCAAAGCATCGCGGACCTCCCAATTTCACGGGTAACAGCTACGAAGCCGTTTGCTGTCAGTGGAATTGACTACTGCGGACCAGTATTACTAAAGTCAACGATTCGGAACCGCAGCCCGACGATGGCGTACATAGCTATATTCGTGTGTTTCGCGACCAGGGCGGTACACATTGAATTAGTGTGTAACCTCACGACGACGTCCTTTCTGGCAGCACTTCGGCGTTTTGTTGCAACAAGGGGGAATATTTCAGAACTGCACTCCGATAGTGCAACGACATTCAAGGGCGCCGCGCATGAGCTTCATCGCCTCTAGAAGATGCTCTAATGCATTCAATAAGAGCGGGACGAGATTTGCAACTGGTGtgcaaacaacgaaattgaGTGGAAATTCTATCCACCACGTGCTCCGCATTTTGGCGGTCTTTGGGAGGCAGCGGTACGTTCCGTAAAACAACACATTGTTTGCACAGTAGGAAGTACGAGCTTAACTCATGAGGGAATGGTAACTCTGTTAGCCCAAGTCGAACAATGTTTAAATTCACGACCACTAGTGCCATTGTCAAACGAACCCACAGATACAGAGCCACTAACACCAGGGCATTTTCTAGTAGATTCCAATATGTGTGCATTACCACAAATTGATAGGTCACAGGAACCATCAAATAGGTTGAAGGATTTTGAGCTAGTACAGAAACATCAGGGCGCGCTGGTATCCGGAGTACCTTCAACAATTACAAGCgcgtgctaaaaactgttcaaGTAACCCTGTAGAGCTAGAAAAAGGACAACTCGTCTTGATCAAAGAAGATAACGTACCTCCAACTATGTGGCCCATGGAGCGAATAACATCAGTACATCCAGGGAAGGATAGCATAGGGAAGGATAGCATAGAGTTGCTACAATTCGAACTGCATCAGCTGTGTAATTAAACCTTACACTTTGAGCTccagtttgctactgtttattAATCTGTCAAATATAGTTCATTCGCGTTACTTTATAATTCATTTGACTTAGTTCCTAATTTCTCTTTCGTTAATCCTTTTCTCTATTCTAATGATTCTGCTAGTTGCTTGCTATTTTGCTAGCCATCAAGCACTTTCGATATTTTCTCGAAGTAAGAGAGTTCAAAATATTGACGGATCATAAACCTCTCACAATGGCACTAAAATCAAATGCAGAAAAGTCTCCTCGGCAAAGCAGGGATCTTGACTTTATATCTCAATACACATTAGACATTCAATACATCCGTGGAGATAGCAACGTGGTAGCCGACTGCTTGTCTAGAATTGGAGGTGTGGATTCTATAACTGAGGtaacatacaaacattttcaGACGAACAAACGAAGGACACTCAGTTTACGAAACTGATAGAAGAaccacaagaaaaaacaaggtaCAAACCTACTAAAATACCTCTGAATAATCTCGAaatagttgtcgaatcatcgACAGGGAGACAAAGACTGTATGTCCCTGATCGAGCTTGCCGTCAGGTCGGTCGCAATCGCTTGTGACCGGAGTGTGCGCGTCTGAGTTGGTACGCACGGTACCAACACTCAGTGTGGAGTATTAGCCAGACTGGGACCGATGGGCATGCCAACAGGTCACAACTCCCAATAATCTCCAAAACTTATACGATAGAAAACTTGGCGTGCTAGAAGTTGTCCTACAAGAGATACCGTGGGTCGATCTCTTTACAGGATCTTAAAGCTTGTAGAGTATAACACACAAactgatgtttttcttttccaagtaatccatatacagcgttttacagctcacctagcaaccggggcagtgtatgtagaacatcaagaatgatagcctactgcagagtatttgatgtagaatagcaaaacccacaagtggcaacacaaacgggttagtagaaaaatcatcactttctaggatctaccagaatgaaagttgacgCATGGATGTTTGAAGTAGAGACGACCAGTTGAAAGGTACAGGATAAGGTAGGctatgatcgctttttcgcatcagaaaacgagcgcgaatcgcaacaatcctcgcaaaagtatgttttcgaccggaaagcgattttcccctacttttacctgcacccctcaactggtcgtgcctactacaaacatccacgcgacaactttcattctggtagatcctagaaagtgatggatattctacttaccggtttgtgttgccacttgtgggttttgctattctacatcaaatactctgcagtaggctatcattcttgatgttctacatacactgccccggttgctaggtgaactgtaaaacgctgtattttcaaatttctgaATGAAACGACTCTAATCGGCGACGAGTTGCATTAGTGATGTCTAACTGCGGTTCCCTTGGCAAAAGGCCTGAATGGACTACTCCGTTCGATTCAatactttgttttctttctagtCCTCTCCGCCATTAATTCTTTCCCATTCATGTGTCGTTGCCATTCATTTGCACGGAACCGATCAGTGCCATTCTAAGTTGGATACTAATGTTCGAATTTTTAGGATTGCCTACATTTCGGCGCAAACCCAACTTGAATATGCAACAGTCCCTTTGTCTCTGTGCGAGCATGCTTTCCAAGGAATCCACAATAACTCTCAACCAGGCGTTCGAGCCACAAGAAAGCTCATGTCCGAAAGATACTTTTGGCCTTCCATGAACAAGGACGTCGGGATTTGTACACGTGCTTGTGTTGGTTACCAGAAAGCCAAAGTAACGCGCCACACTTGTTCACCCTTAGAGGAATTTAACATTCTGAAGGGTAGGTCTGAGCACATTCATATGGACGTGGTT includes:
- the LOC131269824 gene encoding uncharacterized protein LOC131269824, whose product is MGFSSMLLMKFDSETILAWEKHSVHFERDKYQELMKFVEDRIQILKSTKSLTIVEDSTIKVAGNTRQITSRRAIHKSSGQPRFLLECGENHSLHMCPIFNGKDVQQRRDIVAKKCCCWNCLSNTHLAKDCKSDRSCRTCGERHHSLLHISSTISMGVVKTNT